A region of the Deltaproteobacteria bacterium genome:
TCGGCCTGAAGCTCCGCGAGCTGTCGCGTCCGCTCCCGCACCCGATCCTCGAGCACGGCGTTGAGCTGCCGTAGCTCCTCCGCGAGGCGGTTCGCGTCCGCGATGGCCGTGCGCTGGGTCTGGAGCAGGAAGAGGTAGTCGGCCACGGGATCGAAGATCGCGAAGTCCCGCAGCGAGATGCCGAGCGTCTTGAGGACACCGACCTCGGTGACCCAGGGGCTGCCCACGAAGGCGACGAGCGGCTCCTGCATCAGACAGTAGATCTGCCCCTTGAGCACGAGCTTGGGCACCGCCACCGCCTGCAGCAGGAACATGCAGTGGGCGTTGTGCACCAGCTCCTCGTAGCTCGTGGTGAGCTGCGGCCTCCGGACGAGGAGGTGGTTGGCGATCGGCTCGCCGGGGCAGAGGCCCGGTAGCACGCGCGAGAGGGCCTCTCCGACCTGGCGGACGCACAGATCCTCGCCGACCACGAAGTGGAAGGGAAAGAGGGCGCTGAAATCTCTCGGCGCGAGGCCGATCTCGGGAGTCGTAGGGGTCGTCATGCGGTGCCGTACCGGACGATGAGCTCGTCGTGGTCGTGGCCGTCCTCGCGTCGCTTGTCGACGGTGACGTGCACGGTGGTTTGAAAGCGCGGGCCGAGGCCCCGGATGAGACCCACCACGAGCGGCAGGAGCCCGCGGCGGCTCGAGTAGTAGTGCAGGCGCACGACCCCATCGCCGTGGTCGGTGCAGCGGAAGGACGGTGGCTTGAGCTCGGGGAAGCTCAGCCCGACGCGGACGTGGAGGTTGTCCAGGTTTTCGAGGAACTCGACCACGCTGTCCCCGGCGAGCTCCAGCATCTCGCCGTAGCCTTCCTGGGCCGTGTAGGTGATCCAGTGCCCGCCGAAGTCCTCGAGGAGCTCGTCGGTCGTGCGCCCAAGGAGCTCGGAGGCGGCGGCGAGCAGGCGTTCGGTCAGCTCGTCGGGATACGGGCTCAGGGCCACGAAGGAGTCGAGCTCCATCCCGGCCCGGCTCCGCACCTGATTCCAGACGTCGCGTCCGTGACGGGATACCAGCAGATCGCGGAGCGCCTTGTTCACCAGCCCGTACATCGCCGCCTCCCGTCCCGTCTCCCCGCCCCCCACTACCATACCCGTGTCGTGCGGTGCCGGCTGCGGAAAAAACAAGGGCCGAGCCCGCCGACGCTCTCGGCAGGACCCGGCCCTCGCTGGCGGCGGCTGCCCCGGTAAGCCCCTGCGGGCTCACCGAGGTCACGCCCCTAGAAGAAGGTGAAGACGTCCTGGTTCTGGTTCCGACCGAAGTCCGGCATGTCCGGTCCGTAGATGCAGACGCCGAAGACGCGCTCGTTGGCGTTCGTCTCGAGGCTGCGCTGGAAGCCGCGCGGGTCGCCGCTGCCGTAGGCCCCGAGGCCGACGAGCTGCGACAGGCTCTCGCCGCGGTCGCCGATGGGCACGCCCGAGATGACCGAGGTGCAGTTGAAGCCGCGCTGCCCCATGGCGTTCTGGATGTGGCCGTCCTGGGCCCAGCGCCCCTCGTCGTTGCCCTGCTCGCGGGCGGCGTTGGAGAGCATCGTGCGCAGCTTCTGTCCCTCGGAGGGGGTGAGCTGGATCATCGCGCTGTAGAGCTTGTTCGCGCTCGGACGAAGTCCGTAGCCCCAGTTGCGCAGGCGCCAGTTGTTGGTGCCCTGGAGGTACTGGAAGTGGATCAGCTGCCGGTCGAAGATGAAGAGCGAGTGCGTGCCGCCGCCGTTGCCGATGTGGCAGACCTCGAGCACGTTGCTGCGGTTGTGCAGGAGCTGCTCCATGGCACGCAGATCCTGCGCGCCGCTCACGTTCAGGTAGACCCGGTTCGCGCCGTTCGGGCACTGGCGGGTGTAGGCCCGGACGTCGTTCCGCTGGCCGTAGGTCTGCAGCGCCTGCCGCCAGGCCGCCGGAGAGTTGTTCTCCTGGGCCAGGGCCGGCCGGGCCAGAAGCCCACCGAAGAAGAGGGTCAGAGCAAGGGCACGGTTGAAGCGTCGCATCGGTGTCTCCTTAGTTCCCTGCCCGGGGCGCATTCCCGGGTCGGACGTTCCGTCCGAGGAAGTTCACGATCTCGTCCACCATCTGCCGGGTGGCGCGTTCAGTCGCACGACGGTCGATCTGCGGGAGGAAGTCGTCTCCCCCCATTCGCTTGGCAAAGCCGTGGTCCACGCCCTCGATCTCGACGAGCCGCACCGCCTGCGGGTTGGCCTCGGCGAAGCGGCGGGCGTAGTGGATCGAGACGGCGCCGTCCTCGGTCCCGTGCAGGACCAGCGTCGGCTTGCGGATCCCCGTCTCCATCTCGGTCTCGCCGATCGGCTGCGCGGCGAGGTCGCGCATGATGGCGAGGTAGCTGAGCTCGCTCTTCAGGCGGCGCGTGCCGCGGGCGTCGCCCCCATGGGCCCCCTGCGCGCGGGCCAGGTCGGCCTCCATCTGCCCCTTGTACCCGTCGAGCTGGGCCAGGAGCTCCGCCTTGGCGGGAAGGCCCCGCTGTCCGGTGAGCTGCTTGTAGTACGAGTAGAGCATGTTCACGGCCGGGGCGAGGCCGACCACGCAGGCCACCTTGTCGGGGTATTTCTTGGCCAGCAGGTTGGCGAGCTTGCCGCCGAAGCTGTGTCCCACGAGGACCATCGGGCCGGGGGAGTTCTCGAGGATCTCGCCCGCCTTCTGGAGCTGATAGGTCATCGTGTGCAGCCCGTCGTCCTCCATGCGTCCGAGGAGGCCGCGCCGCACGGGACGGAGCCAGGGGGACTTCACGTCGAAGCAGATGCCGCGGGAGCCGAGCTCGCGCGAGATGCGGTCGTCGAGGCCGTTGCGGGGCTCGCCGCCGAGGCCGTGCAGGAAGAGGAAGTTGTAGGTCGGCTGGCCCTGGCCGACGCGCCAGTGCTCGTCGGCGGGGGCTCCGTCGCGGGCCGGCTCGGGGGCCTGGACGTGGGCGCGGGCCTCGGCTTGGTTGATGGGCGTCGTCCCGGCCTGGACGCGGATGCGCGGCTTGGCCCCCTGGTTCTGCTGCTCGCCGAGCTGGCGGCCGTTCTGGTGGTCGAGCTGGCGGGCCTGGACGGAGCCCGACACGAGCAGCGTGAGGGCCGCGGAGCCGAGGATGAGGATGCGAAGGCGGGTCATGAGATCCTCCAAGCGAAAGCGCGTAGCGCGTCTAGGGGTTGGCCGGGGGGAGGGGGGGCGGCGGCGGCGGAAGCGGCATTCCACCCTCTCCGTGGTTCTCGGCGGGCGGCAGGTTCGCCGTCAGCTGGGCGTACTCCGCCTGCGTGATCGCGCCCCGGGCGAGGCTCAGGTCAGCGCCCATGCGCGCGAGCTGCGGCGCGGCCAGGCGGATGGCGTGGGGGACGGAGCGCACGAGCTTGTCGCGCTGCTTCTGCGTGAGCGTGCCCGCGGTGAGCGCGGCATCGGCCATCGCCTTGCGGTGGGCCGGGTGCGCGACGCTGATCAGCTCGTAGGTCCGCTGGGCGGCGTTCAGGCCGCGGAGGCGCCTGGTCGCGCCCCACTCCGTGGCGAGGTAGTCCAGGTGGTTCGCCGGGGTGGTGACCGGCCCGTGGAGCGCCGTGACGATCGTGCTCTCGCCGTACTTGTTGATCGAGCGGAGGCCCAGGATCGCCTTGCCGTCCGGAGCGCGGCTCGCCCCCTCCATGAAGTTGGGCTGCCCGCCGGGGAAGCTGATGATGCGGCCGTCGATGCGCTCGGCGTTGATGTTGCCGGCCAGGTCCACTTCCAGCGCCGTGTTCACGGCCACCATGCGCTTCTGGCGCGCGATGACGGCGGGGTCGTTGACCGTCAGCATCGACTCCATGCGCAGGCGCTCGTTGTTGTTGGCCAGCGTGTAGAGGTTGTTCGTCCCGAGGAGGAAGCTGAAGACCGCCTCGGAGACCTTGTGCTTGGGCCGGCCCATCACGTCCACGACCCAGTCGGAGCCCATCTCGCTCCAGATGCGCAGGCGCTTGTTCTTCATGGCCTCGCCGATCGCGACGAGCGAGCCGCCGATGCCGACCTGGAGCGTGGAGCGACGGTTGTTCGGGACGAGGCGGCCGATGTTCTTGGCGATCGCCTGCTCGGAGACCGTCGGGGCCATCTGGGTCAGCTCGGCGAGGACCTCGTTCCCCTCGACGACGGCGGAGAGCTGGCTGATGTGCAGCTTGTTGTCCCCGCGGGTGCGCGGCATGTTGGGGTTGATCTCGGCGATGACCTTGCCGCCGGCGCGCAGGGCCGCATTGATGGCGGGCATGGTCAGGTCGCTCGTCGGGCCGAAGCTGACGTAGCCGTTCGCGTCGGGGGGCGTGGCGCGCACGACGACGGTGTCGATGCCGAACTCGCCCTGGTTGATGCGCTTGGCGAGCGCGCCGAGCGAGTCGCGGTGCAGCGTGGCCCAGCCACCGGTTGCCGCCTCGCGGTTGGACATGGAGACGAAGAAGAGGTTCGGGTGGAACTTCTCCGAGACCTCGCGGCCGAAGTTCACGGCGCTCGCGAAGGTGGACATGTAGAAGGCGTTGGTGCGCCCCTCGCGCTGCTGGGCGAAGAGGCGGATGGGACGAAGGATGCTGGTGGGCATGGCCGAGCCCACGGCGAAGTACACGTTACGGCCCACCATCCGGGCGGCCTCCTCGGCCGTGACCACGGGGGGCTGCGCCTGGCCGCGGGGGGCCTCGGCGCGCGCGAAGGCGCGGCTGGTCGGAGCGAGCAGCGCGGCGAGCCCGACGAGGGCCAATAGCCGAGCATTCCTGTGCAACGTCATGGCGTTCTCCTGCCAGAGGCGTGAAGTGATGTGGGGCAGGGGCATCCCCTTCCCGGCAGGGACGAATTGCAAGGCGAGTGCCGGAAGGCAAGTGGCGAAGATCCCGAACCCTTCGTGATATTCGGTTCTTGGCGCTACCACGGAAAACGGAGGCCCCCCCCGAAAGAGGGGGTTTTTCGCACGCGAAATCGGAGAGGGGGGAGGGGAGGCGCGCGGTGAGGCGGAGATCGGCGGGCGATCAGCGCCCGAGGCCGTCGAGGCGGAAGCCGGCCCAGAAGGCGGGGTGCGGGAAGCGGCGGCGGAGCTGGAGCTGCGCGGCCTGGAGCGCGAGCTCAGGGGAGAGCCCCGCGGCCAGGCGCCGGAAGAGGTGCTTCATCAGCAGCGCGGCGCCGAGGTCGCTCACGCGATAGAGCGTGGAAAGAACCTGGCGCGCGCCGGCGAGGAAGAAGGCCTGCGGCAGGCCGAGGAGATGATCGCCGCCCGCCAGAGGTCCGAGGCCGCTCTCGCAAGCGGAGAGGATCACGAGCGGCCCCGCGAGGCGCAGGGGCAAGACGTCGAGCAGCGACAGCTCTCCGTCCGCGAGGCGCAGCGTGCTCGCGAGCGGCCGGTTCGGCTCGTAGCGGCCGTGGGTGGCGAGGTGCAGGGTGGTCGCGGCCTTCGCCTCGGCCAGGAGCCGCGCGCGCGTGGCCTCGGTGGCGCGCAGGAGCCGGGCCCCGGGGAAGCTGCGGGCGAAGGCGGCGGCCTCGTGCGCGACGAAGGGGAGCGGCGCCTCGACGCCGGTGGCGAGGCTGACGCTCAGGGCGCTCGCGCTGCCTGCGGCCGCGGTGGGCGCGGCGAAGCGGAGGGCGTTCAGCCGCGAGAGGAAGGCGAGCGGTCGGCGCGCGACGAGCTCGTCGCCTCCGTCGTGGAGCGCCGCGAAGGGCAGAAGGTGCAGGGGCCCCGACGGGACGAGGGTGAGGGGAGTCGGGTCGCCCTGCGCGAGGGCCGGGCGGAGCAGCCAGTCGTAGAGACGGCGCGCCGCCTCGCGGGAGGGATGAAAGCGGGTGACGAGCTCTCGAAAGCGCTCCACCTCGCGGGTCAGCCGCTCCCGGCCGACGGGGACGCGATGGAGGGTCAGGCGACCGGCCCGGAGCGCGAAGA
Encoded here:
- a CDS encoding heme NO-binding domain-containing protein, which produces MYGLVNKALRDLLVSRHGRDVWNQVRSRAGMELDSFVALSPYPDELTERLLAAASELLGRTTDELLEDFGGHWITYTAQEGYGEMLELAGDSVVEFLENLDNLHVRVGLSFPELKPPSFRCTDHGDGVVRLHYYSSRRGLLPLVVGLIRGLGPRFQTTVHVTVDKRREDGHDHDELIVRYGTA
- a CDS encoding alpha/beta hydrolase, whose product is MTRLRILILGSAALTLLVSGSVQARQLDHQNGRQLGEQQNQGAKPRIRVQAGTTPINQAEARAHVQAPEPARDGAPADEHWRVGQGQPTYNFLFLHGLGGEPRNGLDDRISRELGSRGICFDVKSPWLRPVRRGLLGRMEDDGLHTMTYQLQKAGEILENSPGPMVLVGHSFGGKLANLLAKKYPDKVACVVGLAPAVNMLYSYYKQLTGQRGLPAKAELLAQLDGYKGQMEADLARAQGAHGGDARGTRRLKSELSYLAIMRDLAAQPIGETEMETGIRKPTLVLHGTEDGAVSIHYARRFAEANPQAVRLVEIEGVDHGFAKRMGGDDFLPQIDRRATERATRQMVDEIVNFLGRNVRPGNAPRAGN